The following are encoded together in the Flavobacterium haoranii genome:
- a CDS encoding LbetaH domain-containing protein — MIKTKKDLKNYIYLDRKANFISNRSLKDLINLYLFNDIAFFLLLLRKCEYYKNKSNIISKIIYFYYKIKFKKKSMKLGFTIPENVFGPGLSIPHYGTIVVNSNAKVGANCRIHVCTNIGASGGSSMAPIIGDNVYIGPGAKIYGNVVIGNNNAIAANAAVNKSFEQEGVLIGGVPSKIIGEIDIKKIIKHI; from the coding sequence ATGATTAAAACAAAAAAAGATCTTAAAAATTATATTTATTTGGATAGAAAGGCAAATTTTATTTCTAATAGAAGTTTAAAAGATTTAATTAATTTGTATTTATTTAATGATATTGCATTTTTTTTACTATTATTAAGAAAGTGTGAATATTACAAGAATAAATCTAATATTATATCTAAAATAATTTATTTTTATTATAAAATAAAATTTAAGAAAAAATCCATGAAACTTGGATTTACAATACCAGAAAATGTATTTGGGCCAGGATTATCAATTCCTCACTATGGAACAATTGTGGTAAATTCGAATGCTAAAGTAGGAGCTAATTGTAGAATTCACGTTTGTACCAATATTGGTGCCTCAGGAGGTTCTAGTATGGCACCAATAATTGGAGATAATGTTTATATTGGGCCTGGAGCAAAGATATATGGAAATGTTGTTATTGGCAATAATAATGCAATTGCTGCTAATGCAGCTGTCAATAAAAGTTTTGAACAAGAGGGGGTTTTAATAGGTGGAGTACCTTCAAAAATTATTGGAGAGATTGATATCAAAAAAATTATTAAACATATATAA
- a CDS encoding asparagine synthetase B family protein, producing the protein MCGITGFIDFSMNIGYNKKMVIKDMNNTLDHRGPDDKGYEIFEEDKFTIALGQARLSIIDLTSAGHQPMRYKNLTIVFNGEIYNYRELKSELLELGHEFHTDSDTEVILHCYEQWREKAVNKFIGMFAIVIYDSATNKVCVFRDRAGVKPFYYYYSDQVFIFASELKAFHKHPKFQKEIDKDSIYLFLKTCITAIYLLLNQFLKILSSYHLVIF; encoded by the coding sequence ATGTGCGGAATTACTGGGTTTATTGATTTTTCAATGAATATAGGGTACAATAAAAAGATGGTCATAAAAGATATGAACAATACTTTAGATCATAGAGGCCCTGATGATAAAGGATATGAAATTTTTGAGGAAGATAAATTTACTATTGCTTTAGGACAAGCGCGTTTGTCTATTATAGACTTGACTAGTGCTGGACATCAACCTATGCGATATAAAAACTTGACAATTGTTTTTAATGGTGAAATTTATAACTATAGAGAATTAAAAAGTGAGTTGTTGGAATTAGGACATGAATTTCATACAGACTCTGACACCGAAGTTATTCTTCATTGCTATGAACAATGGAGAGAAAAGGCTGTTAACAAATTTATAGGAATGTTTGCTATTGTTATTTATGATAGTGCTACTAATAAAGTTTGTGTTTTTAGAGACAGAGCAGGTGTCAAACCATTTTACTATTATTACTCTGATCAGGTTTTTATTTTTGCTTCGGAATTGAAAGCTTTTCATAAACATCCAAAATTCCAAAAAGAAATTGATAAAGATAGCATTTATCTTTTTTTAAAAACGTGCATCACGGCTATATACCTGCTCCTAAATCAATTTTTAAAAATACTTTCAAGCTACCACCTGGTCATTTTTTAG
- a CDS encoding asparagine synthetase B family protein — MHHGYIPAPKSIFKNTFKLPPGHFLEIDLLKASVNIEKYWDVTDFYKLPKLNLSYEDAKCQTKKLLLSACEYRMIADVPVGVFLSGGYDSTLVTSLLQTNRSEKLKTFTIGFNEGNNEAPFAKETAKYLGTDHTEYICTTKEAQEIIPTLPFFYDEPFADSSAIPTILVSQLASKSVSVVLSADAGDEVFSGYESYKFLERNLNKINNLPKWLKPIIGDVGSCFISGIPETLDHGKMKHKISSFINAIRSFDKTAQSKIVFDNMYSLPGSFLEKIFIDKNFIVRENLDVNSFKEPLEVAMAIDYKSYLQNDILTKVDRATMSVSIEGREPLVDHRIIEFAAQLPLEYKWDGKTSKKILKDIVHDYIPKEMMNRPKTGFSLPIYSWLRGDLSYLIDEYLSPKALEQSGLFNVPWVSEQVNLFKLNKLHYQPFIWKLLMFQMWYNKWMK; from the coding sequence GTGCATCACGGCTATATACCTGCTCCTAAATCAATTTTTAAAAATACTTTCAAGCTACCACCTGGTCATTTTTTAGAAATTGACCTATTAAAAGCTAGCGTAAATATTGAAAAATACTGGGATGTAACAGATTTTTATAAGTTACCAAAATTAAATCTGAGTTATGAAGACGCCAAATGTCAAACTAAGAAACTTTTATTGTCTGCATGTGAATATAGAATGATAGCTGATGTTCCAGTAGGTGTATTTTTAAGTGGTGGGTATGATAGTACTTTAGTAACATCTTTGTTACAAACAAATCGTTCGGAAAAATTAAAGACTTTTACTATTGGTTTTAATGAAGGTAACAACGAAGCCCCCTTTGCTAAAGAAACAGCTAAATATTTAGGGACTGATCACACTGAATATATCTGTACCACAAAAGAAGCACAAGAAATTATACCTACGTTACCATTTTTTTATGATGAGCCATTTGCGGATAGTTCTGCAATACCAACAATTTTGGTTAGTCAATTAGCTAGTAAATCAGTTTCAGTTGTATTGTCTGCTGATGCTGGTGATGAAGTTTTTTCAGGTTATGAATCATATAAATTTTTAGAACGAAATTTAAATAAAATAAATAATTTGCCAAAATGGTTAAAGCCAATTATTGGTGATGTAGGCTCTTGTTTTATATCTGGTATCCCTGAAACTTTAGACCATGGGAAGATGAAACATAAAATCTCATCATTTATTAATGCAATCAGATCTTTTGACAAAACAGCACAGTCCAAAATTGTTTTTGATAATATGTATAGTTTGCCAGGCTCATTTTTGGAAAAAATATTTATCGACAAAAATTTTATCGTTAGAGAAAATTTAGATGTAAATAGTTTTAAAGAACCATTAGAAGTAGCAATGGCTATTGATTATAAAAGCTATCTTCAAAATGATATTTTGACTAAAGTAGATCGCGCTACTATGTCAGTTTCTATAGAAGGCAGAGAGCCTTTAGTTGACCATAGAATAATAGAATTTGCTGCCCAGTTGCCTTTAGAATACAAATGGGATGGCAAAACAAGTAAAAAGATACTTAAAGATATTGTTCATGATTACATACCTAAAGAAATGATGAATCGTCCAAAAACGGGTTTTTCATTACCAATTTATTCATGGTTAAGAGGTGATTTATCTTATCTTATAGACGAGTACCTATCTCCTAAAGCTTTAGAACAATCAGGGTTGTTTAATGTCCCTTGGGTATCAGAACAAGTAAATTTGTTTAAACTTAATAAATTACATTATCAGCCTTTTATATGGAAATTATTAATGTTTCAAATGTGGTATAATAAATGGATGAAATAA
- a CDS encoding glycosyltransferase — protein sequence MDEIKKIALVIPSLHAGGMERVMSELLNEFSKDKTLEIHLILYGITREIFYSVPENVTIHKPSFEFKNKYRLFYTLKTLIFLRRQIIKIAPKSILSFGERWNSFVLIACWGLKYPIYVSDRCQPNKSLGKLHNWLRNKLYPKAKGVIAQTEKGKAIFEKMYKHTNIQVIGNPIRQITSEKKIDKEKIVLTVGRLINTKHHDELIRLFVEINDPNWKLIIVGDDALKQKNRSKLERLIKELRAEDKVF from the coding sequence ATGGATGAAATAAAAAAAATAGCCCTCGTTATTCCTTCTTTACACGCTGGAGGTATGGAACGGGTGATGTCTGAATTGTTAAATGAATTTTCTAAAGATAAAACTTTAGAAATACATTTAATACTTTATGGTATAACTAGGGAAATTTTTTATTCTGTACCCGAAAATGTTACAATTCATAAACCTTCCTTCGAATTTAAAAATAAATATCGGTTATTTTATACACTAAAAACTTTAATATTTTTAAGAAGACAAATAATAAAAATTGCTCCTAAAAGCATTCTAAGTTTTGGGGAAAGATGGAATAGTTTTGTCCTTATAGCGTGTTGGGGGTTGAAATATCCTATTTATGTATCAGATAGGTGTCAGCCAAATAAATCATTAGGAAAGTTGCATAATTGGCTTAGAAATAAGCTTTATCCAAAGGCAAAAGGAGTAATTGCACAGACTGAAAAAGGTAAAGCAATATTCGAAAAAATGTATAAGCATACTAATATTCAGGTGATTGGGAATCCTATTAGACAAATAACATCAGAAAAGAAAATAGATAAAGAAAAAATTGTTTTAACAGTTGGTAGATTGATTAATACAAAGCACCATGACGAGTTAATTCGTTTATTTGTAGAAATTAATGACCCTAATTGGAAACTAATAATTGTAGGTGATGATGCTTTAAAACAGAAAAATAGAAGTAAACTAGAAAGGTTAATAAAAGAATTAAGAGCAGAAGATAAGGTCTTTTAG
- a CDS encoding glycosyltransferase family 4 protein, with translation MRVLQINATVNSGSTGRIAEDIGLVLINVGHESYIAYGRGNQPSNSNKIKIGNQWDVNWHGVVSLLLDRHGFASRKATKQLINKIEELKPDVINLHNIHGYYVNIEILFDYLKKINIPVVWTFHDCWPFTGHCTHFDSVGCEKWKTQCEKCPKTKLYPKSIELDNSFKNYNDKKQIFNQLDNLHIITPSNWLKSLVKQSFLSKFPVSCIHNGIDLSKFSPVENVEKLIQKWNLKDKIIVLGVANVWQLSKGLSDFVKLAEVLSDAYQVVLIGLTKKQIAQLPKNIIGIERTESIEELAEYYSLAKVFVNPTYQDNFPTTNIEALACGTPVVTYNTGGSPEAIDKETGIVVEKGNVNDLKTAIERVTSAKTEYYDKEKCRQRAEKHFDKNDRYQDYLQLFKTLVKES, from the coding sequence ATGAGAGTTTTACAAATTAACGCAACTGTAAATTCAGGGTCAACAGGAAGAATTGCTGAAGATATAGGTCTGGTTTTAATTAATGTTGGGCACGAAAGTTATATTGCTTACGGAAGGGGCAATCAGCCGAGTAATTCTAATAAAATCAAAATAGGAAATCAATGGGATGTCAATTGGCATGGTGTAGTTTCACTTTTATTGGATAGACACGGTTTTGCTTCTAGAAAAGCAACTAAACAGTTAATTAATAAAATTGAAGAATTAAAACCAGATGTTATTAATTTACATAATATACACGGGTATTATGTAAATATTGAAATACTATTTGATTATCTGAAAAAAATAAATATCCCAGTGGTGTGGACTTTTCACGATTGTTGGCCTTTTACAGGGCATTGTACACATTTTGATTCAGTAGGTTGCGAAAAATGGAAAACACAATGTGAAAAATGTCCCAAAACTAAATTATATCCGAAATCAATTGAACTAGATAATTCTTTTAAAAATTATAATGATAAAAAGCAGATTTTTAATCAGTTAGATAATCTTCATATTATTACACCATCAAATTGGTTGAAAAGTCTAGTAAAACAATCATTTTTATCGAAATTTCCAGTAAGTTGTATTCACAATGGGATAGATCTTTCGAAATTTAGTCCTGTAGAAAATGTAGAAAAATTAATTCAAAAATGGAATCTAAAGGATAAAATAATTGTTTTGGGTGTTGCTAATGTTTGGCAATTAAGTAAAGGTCTTTCAGATTTTGTAAAATTAGCAGAGGTGCTTTCTGATGCCTATCAAGTAGTGTTGATTGGTTTAACTAAAAAGCAAATAGCACAATTACCTAAAAATATAATAGGTATTGAAAGAACAGAAAGTATTGAGGAATTAGCAGAATATTACAGTTTGGCAAAGGTATTTGTAAATCCTACTTACCAAGACAATTTTCCTACTACAAATATTGAAGCATTAGCATGTGGTACTCCCGTGGTTACTTATAATACAGGAGGAAGCCCCGAAGCAATTGATAAAGAAACGGGCATAGTGGTAGAAAAGGGAAATGTAAATGATTTAAAAACCGCTATTGAACGAGTAACAAGTGCTAAAACTGAATATTATGATAAAGAAAAATGCAGACAAAGAGCGGAAAAGCACTTCGATAAGAACGATAGGTATCAAGATTATTTACAATTGTTTAAAACTCTAGTGAAAGAGAGCTAA
- a CDS encoding GDP-L-fucose synthase family protein has translation MMKNKKIYIAGHHGMVGSAIYRALQNNGYKNLIGRSSQELDLRNQAEVKDFFAFEKPDVVIDAAARVGGILANNNFPYQFLMENMQIQNNLIEASHQNEVEKFIFLGSSCIYPKLASQPLKEDCLLTSSLEPTNEWYAIAKITGVKACEAIRKQYKKDFVSLMPTNLYGTRDNFDLQTSHVLPAMIRKFHEAKEKSEKTGINEPVELWGTGKPMREFLFVDDLADAVLFALENKLSHHLYNVGTGIDITIKELALKIQKITAHEGEIIWDNSKPDGTPRKLMDVSRLKNAGWKYKTSLDEGLQITYNWFLANQDNFKEVKI, from the coding sequence ATGATGAAAAATAAAAAAATATATATCGCTGGGCATCATGGTATGGTAGGTTCAGCTATTTACCGAGCATTACAAAATAATGGATATAAAAATCTAATCGGGAGGTCTAGCCAAGAGTTAGATTTAAGAAATCAAGCTGAAGTTAAAGATTTTTTTGCTTTTGAAAAACCAGATGTAGTTATTGATGCAGCTGCAAGAGTGGGAGGTATCTTGGCAAATAATAATTTCCCTTATCAGTTTTTGATGGAAAACATGCAAATTCAGAATAACTTAATTGAAGCATCTCATCAAAATGAAGTAGAAAAATTTATTTTTTTGGGATCTTCTTGTATTTATCCAAAATTGGCTTCTCAACCTCTAAAGGAAGATTGTTTGTTAACTTCATCTCTTGAACCTACTAACGAGTGGTATGCAATAGCTAAGATTACTGGAGTGAAAGCTTGTGAAGCGATAAGGAAACAATACAAAAAAGACTTTGTGAGCTTAATGCCCACAAACTTGTATGGGACAAGAGATAATTTTGATTTGCAAACGTCTCATGTATTGCCTGCCATGATTCGAAAATTTCATGAAGCCAAAGAAAAGTCAGAAAAAACAGGCATAAATGAACCCGTAGAATTGTGGGGAACAGGAAAACCAATGAGAGAGTTTTTATTCGTAGACGATTTAGCAGATGCTGTTTTATTTGCTTTGGAGAATAAATTAAGTCATCATTTATATAATGTTGGTACAGGTATAGACATTACTATAAAAGAACTGGCACTAAAGATTCAAAAAATAACGGCACATGAAGGTGAAATTATCTGGGATAACTCAAAGCCTGACGGAACACCAAGAAAATTAATGGATGTTTCACGACTTAAAAATGCAGGATGGAAGTATAAAACATCGTTAGATGAAGGACTGCAAATAACTTATAATTGGTTTTTAGCGAATCAAGATAATTTTAAAGAAGTTAAAATTTAA
- the gmd gene encoding GDP-mannose 4,6-dehydratase, with amino-acid sequence MNQNKKVALITGITGQDGSYLAELLLEKGYSVHGIKRRASSFNTQRIDHLYKDQHENNVNFKMHYGDLTDSTNLIRIIQETQPDEIYNLGAMSHVKVSFDSPEYVANVDGIGTLRILEAVRILGLEKKTRIYQASTSELYGGMQENKNEYGFYDENSPFYPRSPYGVAKIYGFWITKNYREAYNLFACNGILFNHESPRRGETFVTRKITRAAAKIALGLQNELFMGNLDAQRDWGHAKDYVEAMWRILQQDTPEDYVIATGLTTRVRDFIKMAFEQVGLYLRFEGSGVEEVGVLDTINFEVYQKTTGNENIVSSLQLNKVMIKVDPNYFRPTEVDLLIGDPTKAKTKLGWEPKYNLQTLVEEMMVEDVKLFQKDIHLTKGGHTVVRNVE; translated from the coding sequence ATGAATCAAAATAAAAAAGTAGCCTTAATCACAGGGATAACAGGACAAGACGGGTCTTATCTAGCAGAATTATTATTAGAAAAAGGCTATAGTGTTCACGGCATCAAAAGAAGAGCTTCTTCGTTTAATACTCAACGCATAGATCATCTCTATAAGGATCAACACGAAAATAACGTGAATTTTAAGATGCATTATGGTGATTTGACAGATTCTACCAACCTAATAAGAATCATACAAGAAACACAACCAGATGAGATTTATAATTTAGGTGCAATGTCACATGTGAAGGTGAGTTTTGATTCACCTGAATATGTAGCAAATGTAGATGGGATAGGTACATTGAGAATTCTGGAAGCGGTAAGGATTCTAGGTTTAGAAAAAAAAACAAGAATTTATCAGGCATCAACTTCCGAATTGTATGGTGGGATGCAAGAGAATAAAAATGAATATGGATTCTATGACGAAAATTCTCCTTTTTACCCAAGATCTCCATATGGAGTTGCTAAAATTTATGGTTTCTGGATTACAAAAAATTATCGAGAAGCTTATAATCTTTTTGCATGTAACGGAATACTATTCAATCACGAATCACCAAGAAGAGGGGAAACCTTTGTAACAAGAAAAATTACAAGAGCAGCTGCCAAAATTGCTTTGGGATTACAAAATGAATTGTTTATGGGAAATTTAGATGCTCAAAGGGATTGGGGACATGCAAAAGATTATGTAGAAGCGATGTGGCGGATTTTACAGCAGGATACCCCAGAAGATTATGTAATTGCAACAGGATTGACAACAAGAGTAAGAGATTTTATAAAAATGGCTTTCGAACAAGTAGGGCTTTATTTACGATTTGAAGGAAGTGGAGTAGAAGAGGTGGGTGTATTAGATACAATAAATTTTGAAGTTTATCAAAAAACTACTGGTAATGAAAATATAGTTTCTTCATTGCAATTAAATAAAGTTATGATTAAGGTAGATCCCAATTATTTCAGACCAACAGAAGTAGATTTATTGATTGGTGATCCAACAAAAGCTAAAACAAAATTAGGTTGGGAACCAAAATATAATTTACAGACTTTGGTAGAAGAAATGATGGTTGAAGATGTAAAACTTTTTCAAAAAGACATTCATTTAACTAAAGGAGGTCATACAGTAGTAAGAAATGTAGAATAA
- a CDS encoding glycosyltransferase family 4 protein, translated as MYKKKQIVFVNQSAGYLMIDIIDAFKDEYEERILLTGFLNPRNKILDATVKVEKLIPYDRSSTFKRMFTWVGAFLKILFLIKFKYPKAHLFLVSNPPLTAWVPLFCKNSYDILIYDVYPDALVEFGYFKQDSWIIKKWENINRRMYAKARKISTITSGMKERIAKYVNKNKVNVVPIWTDNSFLKPIPKSENVFLKTHQIEDKFIVMYSGNMGKAHPVEILIELALQFQNNTEIFFLLIGGGDRYKEMEVLIAKNKLQNIKILPWQDTKTLPFTLSGADLALVTVGNEASDLSIPSKTYNLMSVGTPILCVAPQNSALARLVENEKMGEIFQNSDLQSIVDFIQKSKINFEFLNYYKSNALKASLNYTPYNATKFI; from the coding sequence ATGTATAAAAAAAAACAAATTGTATTCGTCAATCAAAGTGCTGGATATTTAATGATTGATATCATTGATGCTTTTAAGGATGAATATGAAGAAAGAATTCTTTTGACGGGTTTTTTAAATCCCAGAAACAAAATACTTGATGCTACTGTTAAAGTTGAAAAATTAATTCCTTATGATAGGTCATCAACATTTAAAAGAATGTTTACCTGGGTTGGGGCTTTTTTAAAAATACTATTTTTAATTAAGTTTAAATATCCAAAAGCGCATTTGTTTTTAGTGTCAAATCCTCCATTGACAGCTTGGGTTCCTTTATTTTGTAAAAATTCTTATGATATTTTAATATATGATGTTTATCCAGATGCATTAGTTGAATTTGGCTATTTTAAACAGGATTCATGGATTATTAAAAAATGGGAAAACATAAATAGAAGAATGTATGCAAAAGCAAGAAAAATAAGTACAATTACCAGTGGGATGAAAGAACGAATAGCTAAATATGTAAATAAAAATAAAGTAAATGTAGTGCCTATTTGGACGGATAATTCATTCCTAAAACCCATTCCCAAGTCAGAAAATGTTTTTTTAAAAACACATCAAATTGAGGATAAATTTATTGTTATGTATTCAGGTAACATGGGGAAAGCTCATCCAGTAGAAATACTCATCGAATTAGCACTACAATTTCAAAATAACACAGAAATTTTTTTCTTGTTAATTGGAGGAGGTGATAGATATAAAGAGATGGAAGTATTGATTGCTAAAAATAAACTTCAAAATATTAAAATTTTACCTTGGCAAGATACCAAGACACTGCCTTTCACACTTTCAGGAGCTGATTTAGCTCTTGTAACGGTTGGTAATGAAGCTTCTGATTTAAGTATCCCTAGTAAAACATATAATTTAATGTCGGTAGGAACACCAATTTTGTGTGTAGCCCCTCAAAATTCTGCATTAGCAAGATTAGTAGAAAATGAAAAAATGGGTGAAATTTTTCAAAATTCTGATTTGCAAAGTATAGTAGATTTCATTCAAAAAAGTAAGATTAATTTTGAATTTTTAAATTATTATAAAAGTAATGCTTTAAAGGCATCTTTAAATTATACACCCTATAATGCTACTAAATTTATATAA
- a CDS encoding acyl carrier protein, translating into MEAEFLEMITEVLEIEDREIQLSDAFRDYDEWDSLARLTLIAEIDDKYNMVIEEEAFKNAITLGDLLNEIIKRTQA; encoded by the coding sequence ATGGAAGCAGAATTTTTAGAAATGATAACAGAAGTATTAGAAATTGAAGACAGAGAGATTCAATTATCAGATGCTTTCAGAGACTATGATGAGTGGGACTCATTAGCTAGATTAACTTTAATCGCCGAAATAGACGATAAGTATAACATGGTAATCGAAGAAGAAGCATTTAAAAATGCAATCACTTTAGGAGATTTACTTAACGAAATTATAAAAAGAACGCAGGCTTAA
- a CDS encoding ketoacyl-ACP synthase III yields MADLSFKNIGITGLAAAVPKNTIDNYNYTQFFNKEDVKDIVDKVGIKERRFAPEGMCASDLCFAAAEKLISDMNIDKSEIDLLIFISQTPDYRMPATSILLQNRLGLGKHTAAFDISLGCSAFVYGLSVVYGLMQSGGFRKALLLDGETRSRIYSPKDRKTAFLFGDGGIAAIIERDEKFGESFFSLNSNGALSDLIKMDAGGYRNPSSPDTLTEKVVDEYGNIRTDEHGYMNGAEVFNFVLSEIPKNFKSVLEKSGNTNDTIDFNLFHQANDYMNAYLAKKLKLDKEKVPSCIESFGNTSSVSIPLTIASQLQNKLQGNKKLMLCGFGVGMSWATAQINVQDCFISNLVELE; encoded by the coding sequence ATGGCAGATTTATCTTTTAAAAACATTGGGATTACGGGTTTAGCAGCAGCAGTACCAAAGAATACTATTGATAATTACAATTACACCCAATTTTTTAATAAAGAAGATGTAAAAGATATCGTAGACAAAGTAGGGATTAAAGAACGCAGATTTGCCCCAGAAGGAATGTGCGCATCAGACTTATGCTTCGCAGCTGCAGAGAAATTAATTTCGGATATGAATATAGACAAATCAGAAATTGATTTGCTAATCTTTATCTCTCAAACTCCTGACTACAGAATGCCCGCAACATCTATTCTCTTACAGAACCGTTTGGGGCTAGGAAAACATACAGCAGCATTTGACATCAGTTTAGGTTGTTCAGCTTTCGTGTATGGGCTTTCGGTAGTATATGGCTTAATGCAATCGGGAGGCTTTAGAAAAGCACTTTTATTAGATGGAGAGACCCGTTCTAGAATATATTCTCCTAAAGATAGAAAAACAGCCTTTTTATTCGGAGATGGAGGAATTGCAGCCATCATAGAAAGAGATGAAAAATTTGGAGAAAGTTTTTTCTCACTCAATTCTAATGGTGCTCTTTCAGACTTAATTAAAATGGATGCAGGGGGCTATAGAAATCCTAGTTCACCAGACACATTAACAGAAAAAGTGGTAGATGAGTATGGCAACATAAGAACAGATGAACATGGGTACATGAATGGAGCTGAGGTGTTTAATTTTGTATTGAGCGAAATTCCAAAAAATTTCAAATCGGTACTCGAGAAATCAGGAAATACCAATGATACAATAGACTTTAACTTGTTTCATCAAGCCAATGACTATATGAATGCTTATTTAGCCAAAAAATTAAAGTTAGATAAAGAAAAAGTGCCTTCATGTATTGAAAGTTTCGGAAATACATCTTCTGTTTCTATACCTTTAACTATAGCATCTCAATTGCAGAATAAGCTTCAAGGCAATAAAAAGTTAATGTTATGCGGTTTTGGAGTGGGGATGTCTTGGGCTACGGCTCAAATTAATGTGCAAGATTGTTTTATCAGTAACTTAGTAGAATTAGAATGA
- a CDS encoding SDR family NAD(P)-dependent oxidoreductase translates to MSINPFTLLNKTIVVTGASSGIGRQCAITLNQMGAFVILLGRSEERLLETVGNFENENYQIIVTDVTDYEQTAEKLEDALKTVGKVDGIVHAAGISTTLPLRNITAEKLQPFFETNVFAPIAITKLLTKLKYANPDGMSIVFLASVMGMVGELGKTTYSLTKGALVSGTKSLALELASKKIRVNCVAPGVVVTPMSSNAVYAQDSSAYEKIKSYHPLGLGKPEDVANACAFLLSDGACWITGTTLVIDGGYTAR, encoded by the coding sequence ATGAGTATAAATCCTTTTACCCTATTAAATAAAACCATTGTGGTTACAGGAGCATCTTCTGGAATCGGAAGACAATGTGCTATTACCCTAAACCAAATGGGAGCTTTTGTAATTTTATTGGGGCGATCAGAGGAAAGATTGTTAGAAACAGTAGGGAATTTCGAGAACGAAAATTACCAAATCATAGTGACGGATGTTACAGATTATGAGCAAACTGCTGAAAAGTTAGAAGATGCTCTTAAAACGGTAGGGAAAGTAGACGGAATTGTTCATGCAGCGGGAATTTCTACTACATTGCCACTTCGTAACATTACGGCAGAAAAATTACAACCTTTTTTTGAAACCAATGTTTTCGCTCCTATTGCCATCACTAAGCTTCTTACTAAATTAAAATATGCCAATCCAGATGGGATGAGCATTGTGTTTTTAGCCTCAGTAATGGGAATGGTAGGGGAATTAGGTAAAACAACTTATAGTTTAACGAAAGGGGCTCTCGTTTCAGGAACAAAATCTTTAGCTTTAGAATTAGCATCAAAAAAAATAAGAGTAAATTGCGTAGCTCCAGGAGTTGTAGTAACTCCTATGAGTTCTAATGCTGTCTATGCCCAAGATTCTTCAGCTTATGAAAAAATAAAAAGTTATCATCCGTTAGGACTTGGTAAGCCAGAAGATGTAGCCAACGCTTGCGCTTTCTTGTTATCAGACGGGGCATGTTGGATTACAGGGACTACCTTAGTAATAGACGGAGGGTATACAGCAAGATAA
- a CDS encoding acetyltransferase — protein MKKVIIIGAGGHSAEITDYITHYNNSVAPELCFDVVGYIDDNKENYDSYSLVSPYLGTIQDHEVSEEAEYIMGIANIQFRRTIVENFLQKGAKFATLIHPSAIVSPSAIVGEGCVVAHNASIGPKAIIGNFNMLNSRCTIGHDSTIGNFNFIGPQVVLSGFTKVGNNNMFGVNSATIPTIEIGDNNTIAAGMIITKTVKDNETHFYRFKEKVVIT, from the coding sequence ATGAAAAAAGTTATAATCATCGGAGCAGGCGGCCATTCCGCTGAAATCACAGACTATATTACCCATTATAATAATTCGGTAGCACCAGAACTCTGTTTTGATGTAGTAGGTTATATTGATGATAATAAAGAAAATTATGATAGTTACAGTTTGGTAAGCCCATATTTAGGAACGATTCAAGATCATGAGGTTTCTGAAGAAGCTGAATATATTATGGGCATAGCCAATATACAGTTCAGAAGAACTATTGTAGAAAACTTTCTTCAAAAAGGTGCAAAATTTGCTACACTCATTCATCCCTCTGCAATTGTTTCACCTTCTGCTATAGTAGGAGAAGGATGCGTGGTGGCGCATAATGCATCTATAGGACCAAAAGCAATTATTGGAAACTTTAATATGTTAAATTCTCGATGTACAATAGGTCATGATTCTACAATAGGTAATTTTAACTTTATTGGTCCCCAAGTAGTATTGAGTGGTTTTACAAAAGTAGGAAATAACAATATGTTTGGGGTGAATAGTGCTACTATTCCCACCATTGAAATCGGAGATAATAATACCATTGCAGCAGGGATGATTATCACAAAAACAGTGAAAGATAATGAAACTCACTTTTATCGTTTCAAAGAAAAAGTAGTGATTACTTAG